The genomic region TGTCAGATCACCTTCAACAATCAAAATACGGACACCGGAATTCCACAAGGAAAAATTACCTTCTATATGTAAATCACCTTTATGGATAACAATATCTTGTTCTTTAGATGATTGAATGCCAGGATTCTTCGGAACAGATAGTAACGCTTGCTGTAGTTGAGGTAATTTTACTTGTTCGGCTGATTTGTAAAATTCCTTCATTGTCAATGTTCGATTCCGAAAACTTTTAAATTTAGAGTTTTTAGGCAGGGTGGTAAAAAATGAAGATGAACTCATAGACTTGATTGAATAGAATTTATAAAATCAGTTTTCCGAAAGAAGCTTTTTCCTTTTTCGAACATTTTGTAAGATCCTATCTTATTGGACATTGTCTGTACTACCTGTTAAGTCAACTTCTACTAGTCTGGGCATTTTTCTAATCACAGCTGGTATTCCGTTAAATTGATTATTGGTTAAATTCAGATATGATAAATAGTTTAGATTGCCAATAGTTTCCGGAAGGAATCTAAGTTGGTTTGCAGATAAATTTAATTTGTCTAGCATAGACAGATTAGAAATCCATTCAGGCAATTCAGTAAGCTGATTTTGCTGTAATTGCAGTTCTCTCAGGTTCCTCAAACTTTTTATATAGACTGGCAATGTCTTGAATCTATTAGAGGACATATCCAGCTTGGTTAGATATGTTAGATTTTTAAGCGACTTTGGTAATGTAGAAAGCAGGTTACCAGAAATATTTAGTTCTGATAGGTCAATTAACTGACAAATAGATTTCGGTAGTTCTGAAAAAAGATTATCTGATATATCCAAAACACTTAACACAGTTAAATTCTCAAGAGAGTCAGGTAGGTAGGAGAATTGGTTATCTGATAAATCTAGTTCTTCCAGTTTACACAACCTTCCAATACCCTCTGGAACCACAGTAAAGTAGTTCTTTGATAAACTCATATACAGCAATTCGACTAATTCGCAAATGGCATCTGGAATTTCTGTCAACTGATTATGATTCATATAAAATCCTACCAAACTTGTTAGATTACCAATAGATTGGGGCAGTGCAACAAGTTGATTGTATTCCAGATACAACCAAACTAAGTCTTTCAACTTGCCTATCGATTCTGGTAATGAAATCAGTTGGTTATTTGATAATCCCAACGTTTGCAGCTTTGTTAGATTCCCAATAGAGCCAGGTAAGGTAGATAAGTGATTCTCATAAAGGCTCAAATAGGTTAGTTGAGAAAGTGTTGTAATTGGCTCTGGAAACTCAGAAAATTGATTCCTTGACAAATCTATGTATGTCAAATTTTTCAGATTTCCAATAGAGTTAGATAGTGACTGGATTGCATTTTTTTGTAAAGACAAACTCTCCAAATATTTCAGATCGCCAATTGAGTCAGGAAGTTTAACTAATTTATTGTTATCTAAATTGAGATAAGTTAGGCTGGTTAATTCTCCAATCCATTCCGGAAGTGACATTAGTTGGTTACCTGACAGGTTCAAATGTTTCAATGCTGTTAACTTTCGGATAAAATCAGGTAATTCCGTTAACTGATTCTGATTGATACGCAACATTTCCAATTCTGTTAATTGTGCAAGTATATCAGGCAGTTGGGTCAGACCTTTATTACTTAAATCCAATGTCTTTCTTGAATAGATATCGACAATCTTTTCTTCAAGTGAAACCTCAGAATGTTCTACTAGCCAGTGTAGCAGATACAATTGCTCAATCTGGTCAGTAAGTGTATCAATGTTCACCTGCAGTGATTCAGCTAGTTGCAATCCAATTGTTACATTTTCAAGCTGTCCGGAACGTAACAGCCGGTAAATATTTTCTTCGTGCACAGATGAATAAAAGTAAAAAGTTTAACCTAAACTACTCAAGTTGATTGGTATACCATATAAAGGCCCACAGACATATTTTGGGTTCCTACCTCTCCTGTTTATCTACCCTATTCTATTATGACTACTCCAAAATTGAGACGCAAAGATTCTTCAAAAATTATACTATCCAATCCCTTTCTATAAAATTGATCAGATTACAAAACGTTTGCTCAATAGCCTTTCTGTTTTGATCATTGTCCTGCTGACGTTTAGCCAATGACATAACTCCTGTTTCTTTACTAATGAAACCTAAGTTGTATCCCTTTTTCTTAAAAACAAGCCGACTATTTTGGTCACCTTCTATCATACTTATTTCAAAGCCATTGAACTCAGTAAAAGGGGTTGGCAGTGTAGACAGATAGAAACAGGCTTTATCAAAATTTTCAGCCGAAAAGCAATCCTGATACATCCGAAGCTTTCGGGGCGTTGTGTCCATTACTGATTTAGTAAGGTTTAGTTTTTCCATCATTAGCTCAAATCAAGGCCTGAAAAGCTGCCATCATAAGCAAACCTATGCAGTTCAGGCAAAAAACATATTCGAGTTCATCCCAGAAATAGGTTATAGTTTTCTTTACAACCTGAGTTAAAATCATGATCACAGTATCCTTTCTGCCGCATAGTCTTAATAAATATTACCCTTGTTGTTTTTTTACGTTGGATTCAGTAGTAAAGATTCTACTTTTTGAAAAAAGTAAATTACTGTTCCGGATGAATGTTTTTTGGGATCAGTTAACCGAATTCGAATGCACTTTAGGTATCTATTCAGATCTTAATTGTCCATTTAAATAAAGTCTGCTTTTTATAGTGCAATTATTTTGAGTTTTGGTGTAAGTGAGAATATGAACAAAATGGCTGTTTTTTTATGTAAGGCAATATTAATATCTGGCTGAACACAGATATTGCCATTTTTTTTACAGAAAACGAAAAGAAATTCCGAATGAAAGCAGTATTTTTCCAGTAATTGCTTGTCGGAGTTTTTGTGATGGTGTTGAAAGTCTTTTAGTAATATAGAGTCATTTTTAATACTAGAAAGTTATAGATATAATAGAGCCAGCTATGTTTATTTTGCTGGTCTCGGCAGATTATTACTGTTATATATTTTATAATTATTGTTAGAGCTTGCTTAAACTAGTAAAGGTTATCATCTCCTGTGATAGATAGCCTTTTGTGTCATTATGTACTCGAGAAACATGGAAATTCATCAATTAGAACAGAGACCAAACACAGAGACATTACCGTTGGTTTCGGTAGTAATGGCAACCTATAACGGTAGCAGGTATATTGCACAACAACTGGAAAGTATACTAGGACAGACCTACCCAAATATTGAAATTATTATTTCTGATGACGCATCTGTAGACCATACACAGGAAATACTACAGAACTATGCAAAAAGATATGAAAATATACGTCTTCTCTTACATTATGAAAATGTAGGATACGTAAAAAACTTTGAAAGGGGAATTATTGCCAGCACAGGATCTCTTATTGCTCCCAGCGATCAGGATGATATATGGAAACCTGAGAAAATAACCAGACTTGTATCTGCAATCAATACTAGTGACATTGTTTATTGTGATTCAGAGCTAATCTCTGCAGAAGGTGAGCCACTGGGTTTACGATTATCACAAATCAGAAGATTTACCAGTTTTAGTAGTGTGCTTAACTTCACAGTTGGGAACTCTGCTCCCGGACATGCCATGCTTATCAAACGGCAGGTAGCAGAGAAGGCACTCCCCTTACTAGCATGCTCATCTCATGATTTCTGGCTCGGATTTGTGGCAACCTTCTCAAATGGAATCTCTTATCTGGATGAGGTACATGTACAGTATCGCCAGCATGAAAACAATGTATGTGGAGCCTTTAATAGTAAGGACAAGACAGGAAAAAAATTTAAACGCATGAAGCAATCCAGACAAATCAGACAAGCAAATGCTCGTATCAGAATTAATGCTATGTACGAAAAGTGTCCTGCTGAGCTCCAAGAGTATAAAAAGATTCTAAGGAATTTATCCGAATCCTACCAAAGTTTTTCATTTCTTAGAAACTGGAATCGGATGCTGCTTTTCTTCACCTATCGGGAGCAGATACTTGCCCACAAACACAGAAATACATTTAGAAAATTAGCCTACTGCTGCAAGCTATTTTTCACAATACAGTGAATATAGAACTACCACTTTCCATTTTCGAGTAAATAAACCCATCCTGATCAGGCAACTAAATCCAGAATAGTCCTCAGAATTGTTTTTATGTAGTAGAGCATCTGCATAGAATAGATATTTCTTGTGTCGGTAATGATCACTGCTGACAAAATACTCATGACCTGTTTAAATAAAGTATTTGATAAGAAGCAACCTATCAAATATATACTATGATCTACTACTCCCCCTTAGAAAATACCACACCAATTGGTATCTCTATTCCTGTATAGACTACAGGCTAAGACAAAAATATATGCCTGTATTACTGCCAAGACTGGCATTGAAGTTCTTACCAGACATTTTCCAAAAACCTTACATAAGTAAGTCAACTTTTTTTCAAGGCTTTTAACTCCCTGACAGATTATTCAATTTTGTAGATAATATTTCTAATGATTTTGTACTTTTTTACTTAACTGTTTTATGCAAAAATACAATTCCTCTTTTTTGATCGTTTTGGTACTAATGACATTTTCACTTGTCTTTGCAGGTTGTAAAAAAGACGATGATGCTACTCTTGCAACAAAGGCTTTACTCACTACTGGTACCTGGAAAGGAGTTAATTATCGGGTTTATTCTACTGCTGGTGGAAAAACGCTAATTGACTCTACAGAATCTCTTACAAATACTACCAAAACGTTTAGTGAAAATGGAACTGTAGTAACCACAATTACAGATGGAGAGGGCAATAAAACTTCATCAACAGGCGCATGGACGCTTTCAAATGATAAGAAGCTAACAATTATAAGCTTAACTAATCCATCATACTATACAATAAAAGAAATCTCATCCACTTCTCTTGTTTTATCCAATTCCGGATCATATACAAAAAATGGTGTAACCAGTACAGCTGAACAAACAGCTACTTATAGCAAATAATACTTTATAGTATGGCTAATCCACGAACTACTCTACAGATTAGCCATACTACTATTTATACACAGGTTGATAAACTAAACATGTTCAGAGGCAACCACACAACATTGAATTGTCCTCAGTATAAGTTCCCCACTTCCAGAGGTTAATTTCCATTCTACTAATGTGTTCACCACTAAGTCAGATGTAGTTGTAGCATACAACTTTACTCCAGAATAGCAACAGCCCGTACAGGTGAACCATCTCCATCTTTTATTTTTAATGGAAATCCATAAAACAGGAAAGATGTATCTACAGGTAACAGATCCAGATTTACCAAATCTGTATAAGTGATAATTTCCTGTCGAAGTAGTTCTCTTTCCAGATCAGTGGTGA from Xanthocytophaga agilis harbors:
- a CDS encoding glycosyltransferase family 2 protein gives rise to the protein MEIHQLEQRPNTETLPLVSVVMATYNGSRYIAQQLESILGQTYPNIEIIISDDASVDHTQEILQNYAKRYENIRLLLHYENVGYVKNFERGIIASTGSLIAPSDQDDIWKPEKITRLVSAINTSDIVYCDSELISAEGEPLGLRLSQIRRFTSFSSVLNFTVGNSAPGHAMLIKRQVAEKALPLLACSSHDFWLGFVATFSNGISYLDEVHVQYRQHENNVCGAFNSKDKTGKKFKRMKQSRQIRQANARIRINAMYEKCPAELQEYKKILRNLSESYQSFSFLRNWNRMLLFFTYREQILAHKHRNTFRKLAYCCKLFFTIQ
- a CDS encoding leucine-rich repeat domain-containing protein — protein: MHEENIYRLLRSGQLENVTIGLQLAESLQVNIDTLTDQIEQLYLLHWLVEHSEVSLEEKIVDIYSRKTLDLSNKGLTQLPDILAQLTELEMLRINQNQLTELPDFIRKLTALKHLNLSGNQLMSLPEWIGELTSLTYLNLDNNKLVKLPDSIGDLKYLESLSLQKNAIQSLSNSIGNLKNLTYIDLSRNQFSEFPEPITTLSQLTYLSLYENHLSTLPGSIGNLTKLQTLGLSNNQLISLPESIGKLKDLVWLYLEYNQLVALPQSIGNLTSLVGFYMNHNQLTEIPDAICELVELLYMSLSKNYFTVVPEGIGRLCKLEELDLSDNQFSYLPDSLENLTVLSVLDISDNLFSELPKSICQLIDLSELNISGNLLSTLPKSLKNLTYLTKLDMSSNRFKTLPVYIKSLRNLRELQLQQNQLTELPEWISNLSMLDKLNLSANQLRFLPETIGNLNYLSYLNLTNNQFNGIPAVIRKMPRLVEVDLTGSTDNVQ
- a CDS encoding lipocalin family protein, which encodes MQKYNSSFLIVLVLMTFSLVFAGCKKDDDATLATKALLTTGTWKGVNYRVYSTAGGKTLIDSTESLTNTTKTFSENGTVVTTITDGEGNKTSSTGAWTLSNDKKLTIISLTNPSYYTIKEISSTSLVLSNSGSYTKNGVTSTAEQTATYSK